From the genome of Triticum aestivum cultivar Chinese Spring chromosome 3B, IWGSC CS RefSeq v2.1, whole genome shotgun sequence, one region includes:
- the LOC123065068 gene encoding uncharacterized protein: protein MVLASGPAATFSARPAAPGAGRPCSCAAAATGGARFRGADGKWWAPLLGWSGQPDYIDAQPAPAPATEEERAAAGAAGARRFGVLTEEKARQLRLRMMETESFHDAMYHSAIASRLASAARDSDAKP from the coding sequence ATGGTGTTAGCATCGGGACCCGCGGCCACGTTCTCCGCCCGGCCCGCGGCGCCGGGCGCCGGCCGGCCCTGCTCGTGCGCCGCCGCGGCCACCGGAGGTGCCAGGTTCCGCGGCGCCGACGGGAAGTGGTGGGCGCCGCTCCTCGGGTGGTCGGGCCAGCCCGACTACATCGACGCCCAGCCGGCGCCTGCaccggcgacggaggaggagcgggctgctgctggtgctgcggggGCGAGGCGGTTCGGGGTGCTGACGGAGGAGAAGGCGCGTCAGCTGCGGCTGCGGATGATGGAGACGGAGAGCTTCCACGACGCCATGTACCACTCCGCCATCGCATCCCGCCTCGCCTCCGCCGCGCGCGACAGCGACGCCAAGCCATAG